One Thermoanaerobacter uzonensis DSM 18761 genomic window, AAATAATCCTACCCTAAAAATAGATTATTATCAGGTGCTCCTTTGGTAATTAATCTAAAGTCCTCTTTATCCATAATATGTATTGTTGACATCATTTTTCTATCTGAATCAAAGGGTATTTCTGCAATTCTTGGAAATTCTTTTTCTATATCGGCTTCTTTTAGGCCTACCACATCATTTAGCAGGTTAACAATCGCAACTTTCGTAGGATCGCCAATCCCTTTTCCTTCCTCATCTATAAAAGCATCAGTACATAATGCAGCATTTTTTAAAAGGAAATAGTCCTCCTGTTTTACTTCATCTTCTTTTACATTCACTTTTCTATCGTTAATATAAAGCTTCACAACTGTCATCTTGTTCTGTGTAAGGGTTCCTGTTTTGTCAGAACAAATAACACTTGTACTGCCAAGCGTTTCTACAGCCGGAAGTTTCCTTATTATCGCATTTTTCTTAATCATCTTTTGTACGCCAAGTGCAAGCGTAACAGTTATAATAGCAGGGAGTCCCTCAGGAATCGCTGCAACAGCAAGGCTTACAGCCGTCATAAACATATCAAATGCTGGTCTTTTTTGAAGTACTCCTATTGCAAATATTATTGCGCTTATGAGTATGGCAGCTGTTCCTAAATATTTGCTCAATTCTTCAAGTTTTAATTGAAGTGGCGTTTTGACATTCCTTTCGTTTTCTATCAAACCGGCTACTTTCCCCATTTCGGTATCCATACCTGTAGCAATTACAATAAATTTACCTCTGCCGTAAGTCACCGTAGTACCCATGTACACTAAATTAACCCTATCTCCTAAAGGTACATTTTCATTTTCTATTACAGTATCAACTTTGTCAACAGGTACTGATTCACCAGTTAATACTGATTCATCTACTTTAAGGTTTTTAGCCTCCACCAATCTTCCATCTGCAGGTATGATATTTCCTGCTTCTATTAATACTACGTCTCCTATTACAAGAGAAGATGCTTCAACTTCCATTACTTTCCCATCTCTTATTACTTTTGCAAGAGGTTGAGACAATTTCTTAAGAGCTTCAAGAGACTTCTCAGCTTTGTTTTCCTGAACTGTTCCTAATAATGCATTTAAAATTACAACAACTAATATTATACTTGCATCTATTGTCTCTCCAAGAAAAAAAGATATAATTGAAGCAATAATAAGAATTAACACCATATAATCTTTAAACTGTTCAAGAAATAATGAAAATATTGATTTCTTTTTCTTTTCTTTTAAAGCATTTTTACCATATTTAAATAACCTTTCATTAGCTTGCTCTTGTGTCAATCCATTTTTATCATCAGTTTCTAATTCTTTTTTTATCTCTTCTACATCCATATTCCAATATCTTTTCATTAGCAGCCCTCCTTTAAAAATTTTTGCAAAATAAAATAGACCTTTACTTTGTAGTATCCCACAAAGTAAAGGTCTCACTCGCATTTTTTGCTCAATCAGCCGGGCAAAGCCGTCATGACGACTGATTGATTCAGAGTTACTCCCCTTTACTCTATCTAATTAATGAACTGGAGCTGGCAGTGGGATTCGAACCCACGACCTGTTAATTACGAATTTATACAAATGTAGTTTATCAGAATTTTTTTGACATGTCAAGAATGTTTGTAAGACTTGATAAATCAAGCATTTAAGATTATTGTTGAAATATAGAAATTATTTAAATCACTTGAGATTTTCTCAGTTCGCACACAAGTTTTAACTTCACCATGTATTTCTATATTCATCTAATACTTGATTTAATAATATTCTTGCTGCTTTGGTGCCACCTTTGCCAACCAGCTCTCGGAAATGGCGATAAATATCCTGTATAAGTCTATTGTGATGGTCAGAAATTAGTAAAGTTCTCTTTGCTTGAACCATGAAAAGAATTCACATAAGCTTTTTTGATTCTGTGGACACACAAAATTAGCAAAAACAAAAAGAAGTTTTAATTAATTAAAAATGTAACTACCTTCTTCAAAATAAACATTGAAAGCAATATTATGAAGATTGACTAAGGATATTTCGTACATCATACATTATAGACAAAATGTTTCTATGTCTTGTTTATTTAAAGCTTTTAATTTATATTTCCGTTTTTTTAGATAGGTTATTTTTCCTATATTTACCAAGTGAAAAATTATAGCGCAAAATAAATATAACTGATAATAATAGATAATCTATGAAAATACCTATATATACTCCATATAACCCCATTCTGAAAACTAATGTCAAAATAAATATAATTCCTAAACTGAAAAGATTAAGTGCAACAGAACTTAAAAATACCCACATCTCATCATTAATCCCTTGTAAACTGTATTTGTATACAGTGGCTGGTAAATTAAATACATTTGCAATTATTCCAATAACTATATACGAAGATGACATCTTTATCAAATTTACATCATCAGTTATAATATATGGTACTTTATTTCTAAATATAATAACTACTATCGCTATAAATAGCGAAAATAAAAATGATATTATTATGCATAATTTAGGAATATCATTTATCTCAAACAAATCAGATGCTCCTTTACCTTTGCCCACCAAAGTCAAAGATGCAGAAGAATATGCGTACATTGGCATAAGTGCAAAATTAATTATTTGAAATATCAATGTATATGCCGATAATTCTAAAATTCCCAAACGTCCTAATATTGAATTTATACCTATGGTAATTACGGTGGATTCTAAAAATTCCTGTCCCATAAGAGGCAAAGCTGTAATATGCAGTTTTTTTATATTTTTAAAATTTGTGTTATATAATTTAAGTGGTTTGTCTATTCTCACTACAAAAATATAAATTAACACATTTAGAGATAGTGATAAAACAGAGGCTATAGCTGCTCCTGTCACTCCCATTTGAGGAAAACCACATTTCCCAAAAATTAAAACATAACTAAACATAATATTTAGAATACTGGAAATAGTATTTCCATAGAAAATATATTTAGTCTTATTCTTAACTTTTAAATAGGCAGAAAACATAAAAAGAATCATATTTAATCCGACAGAAAGGCTAAATATATTTAAGTAATCCAAAGCTTCTTTTAATACTCTTCCTTTAATTCCAAATAAATGTTGTAATATATGTGTGCCAAATAAGATCGATATAAGAAAAAACAGTATTCCAATAAAAATGCTCACATACATACCTAAAGAAAACAAATTTAAAAACTCGTTTTCATCATTTCTTCCTAAACTTTGTGCTCCATGTATATTAAATGCTATAGCAATCATTCCTAATACACCAGTTACACTATACAATGTATTATCTATTAATCCCACTGCTCCATATGCATCCAATGATATTCTTCCTATCATGGCTTGGCCAACAAGGCCCATCAAAATGCCTGAGACCATATTCACCATTAACGGGAATGCAATGTTGTTGATGCTCTTTATTTTGTTTTTATTTCTCGTTAACCTAATATTAATATTGCTAATCATTATAAAACCATTCCCTACCAAAATTTTCACTTAATGCTCAAAGACGGCAAGCAATATTTTAATGGTTTTATTAAGCAAAAATTTGTTTGCAAGTTCTGTAATTCTAAGGATGATTCTGCCTGCCCTATAAAGCATCCTAAATATTTTAATGGCAAAAAGCATAGAGGCTGTACTAAGTATGCTATTATATCTTCTGATTATAGGTCTTCTATTAATAGAGAGTCCCTATATTTTTATGGCTGTCCACAAATTAAGAATTGAATCAGAAAAATAAATTTAGTTTTAAGGCCCTAGATTTTGAAAAAGCTTATGTCAAAAATATTAATTCTGTAAGCAACATTAATACTTTTGGCCATATTACTTTGCTTACTGTTGATATTGTAACTATTAAGCTAGGTAAATTTGATGAGTTTAAATCTCTTAGTAGTCTGATGCAATCAGCTTAATTTCCACTGAATCTAATTCATACCACTTTTTAATATTTAATTTCTACAGGATATTTATACTTTTTTTGCCACTTCTTTTTTATTTTTTCCTTACTACTTCCTTTGTATTAGATTGTAAGTTTTGATTACTATATATTTGTATGTCATACATATTTTTGTCTTCGTGCGTAATTATTATTTTATTTAATTTAGCACATTCCTAAGTTTTAATAATTAATTATCAAGGAAATAAATTCCACCGCGAGATATCAACTCTAATTTGATTTAGTATTTGATTAGCGGGTAAATGCTCCAGTATTCCATGTAACCCTTCATATTTTCACTCATTTTCGTCGCCCATTTCAGATAGATGGTAAATAATTTCACATTTAACCCTCTTTCCCTTACTTCTTCTACCAACTTTCGAGGGTACTTTCTTCTTTGTTTTGCGAGTGAATCATCTTTTTTAGCTGAACAGTGAGTGACATATATCCTTTTGCTTACCATATTATTCCTAGGGTGACAGTGACATTCCACTTGGCGCCTGCTGGTAGGCAACATGATCATGTTTATTCCACAGTTTCTTGACTTTTTAACCACTTACAGTATTTTTCCGATAACAGATCGCATCCTTTTAAGAGATGGTTAAGATACTTTTTGCTTGGTTTCAGTCCTTCCCTCACTTTGTCTGGTTTAGCTATATAGGTTATAGTTTCTATTTCTCTTCCGTCGTCTAGTTTAACTCTTACTTTTATTCTATTATAATGGTCTGGATACCCTTCGTACCTATCGAGCTTTTCTATATCTGAATCCTGAATTGTATAAAGGATACCTTCAACAACACTTTTCTCATCCTCTACTATATTTGCATATCCTTCTTTAGAATTTCTAGAAGCAATCTTATTAAATTCTAATCTCCATTCTTCCAAAATTGCATGTTCCCGGTTTGAAAAATTAACTCCCCTCTCTCTCATCCGTTCGGGATTCATATTTGATCCATAGGCAAAGTATTTCATATCTTATCACCTATTTTTGTCATTTTAATAACCCACATCCTTTCGCTTTGTTCAAGCATAAATTATAATGAAAGTATGCTTTTGAGCGATATTTTTGACATAATTCTCTAAAGCATGGAGGAGGAAGTGGAATTATTTCTTCCACTCATTGGACTCAAGTCCGCATTTTAACATGTGTAGAATATCTTCTCAAGCACAAATTGGATCTATGTCAATATAGTAGACACAAAAACTCGAAATTTTTATGCTGACTTTTTAATTAAATCCTCAAATTGTTG contains:
- a CDS encoding gamma-glutamylcyclotransferase family protein, translated to MKYFAYGSNMNPERMRERGVNFSNREHAILEEWRLEFNKIASRNSKEGYANIVEDEKSVVEGILYTIQDSDIEKLDRYEGYPDHYNRIKVRVKLDDGREIETITYIAKPDKVREGLKPSKKYLNHLLKGCDLLSEKYCKWLKSQETVE
- a CDS encoding MATE family efflux transporter produces the protein MISNINIRLTRNKNKIKSINNIAFPLMVNMVSGILMGLVGQAMIGRISLDAYGAVGLIDNTLYSVTGVLGMIAIAFNIHGAQSLGRNDENEFLNLFSLGMYVSIFIGILFFLISILFGTHILQHLFGIKGRVLKEALDYLNIFSLSVGLNMILFMFSAYLKVKNKTKYIFYGNTISSILNIMFSYVLIFGKCGFPQMGVTGAAIASVLSLSLNVLIYIFVVRIDKPLKLYNTNFKNIKKLHITALPLMGQEFLESTVITIGINSILGRLGILELSAYTLIFQIINFALMPMYAYSSASLTLVGKGKGASDLFEINDIPKLCIIISFLFSLFIAIVVIIFRNKVPYIITDDVNLIKMSSSYIVIGIIANVFNLPATVYKYSLQGINDEMWVFLSSVALNLFSLGIIFILTLVFRMGLYGVYIGIFIDYLLLSVIFILRYNFSLGKYRKNNLSKKTEI